The Hypanus sabinus isolate sHypSab1 unplaced genomic scaffold, sHypSab1.hap1 scaffold_524, whole genome shotgun sequence nucleotide sequence ccccatcccccttcctcctgtgggatctcccctcccccgtcccccttcctcctgtgggatccccctcccccatcccccttcccccctgtgggatctcctctcccccgtcccccttcctcctgtgggatccccctcccccatcccccttcctcctgtgggatctcccctcccccgtcccccttcctcctgtgggatccccctcccccatcccccttcccccctgtgggatctcctctcccccgtcccccttcctcctgtgggatccccctcccccatcccccttcctcctgtggtatctccctcccccatcccccttcctcctgtggtatctccctcccccgtcccccttcctcctgtgggatcccactcccccgtcccccttcctccagtgggatctctctgccccgtcccccttcctcctgtgggatctccctcccccgtcctccttcctcctgtgggatctcccctcccccgtcccccttcctcctgtggtatctccctcccccgtcccccttcctcctgtggtatctccctcccccgtcccccttcctcgtgtggtatctccctcccccgtccccttcctcctgtgggatccccctcccccatcccccttcctcctgtggtatctccctcccccgtcccccttcctcctgtgggatctccctctcccatcccccttcctcctgtgggatctctctgccccgtcccccttcctcctgtgggatctccctccccagtcccccttcctcctgtgggatctctctccctcatccccctcctctactgggatctctcttccacatccgctTCCTTCTGTGTCTTTCCATCCTTTACCTTTGGTGatgtctcttcctccatctcccatCGACATTTCCCGATTctcaaatcttcctcactgtttgACTTCTCCCCTTCACACCTGCCCTTTCCGACTGTCTCACGTCAGGAACACTTTTCTAACcattagggaatgagagagaatatgtggagtttacagggtcacaccgacagacgaaattactgacattcggtgaattcattggagctgggcagtgagggacattgacagtgatgggatctACGATCAGTGAATTACTGAAGGGTTTAACGTTccctgaaatatccgagtgagagaaatgCCCTCAGACGGACGATTTTAATCACAAtgttcatcaatttgtctgtttgtgtttagactgaACTATAATAAAgtgggggattcaggagtgaaactggtgtctgcggctctgaggaacccggagtgtaaaatacagagactgtggtaagtaccaggctgtgggagattgtgtttactgtcactgggtgtctgacactgaacattaatgtgatcagtaattgtgttactgataaacactggggatttgtaccgtctcctgtctctctctgtccttcaccctcactctctctcatctccaggctggggtatgtcggtctcacagattctggtgccgaggatctcatctccgctctcagtacaaacccatcactgacggagctgaacctgagtggtaataaactgggggattcaggagtgaaactggtgtctgcggctctgaggaacccggagtgtaaaatacagagactggggtaagtaccagactgtgggagattgtgtttacagtcactgggtgtctgacactgaacattaatgtgatcagtaatggtgttactgataaacactggggatttgtaccgtctcctgtctctctgtgtccttcaccctcactctctctcatctccaggctgagcggtgtcggtctcacagattctggtgccgaggatctcgtctccgctctcagtacaaacccatcactgacggagctggacctgagtggtaataaactgggggattcaggagtgaaactggtgtctgcggctctgaggaacccggagtgtaaaatacagaaactgtggtaagtaccagactgtgggagattgtgtttacagtcgctgggtgtctgacactgaacattaatgtgatcagtaattgtgttactgataaacaccggggatttgtaccgtctcctgtctctctgtgtccttcaccctcactctctctcatctccaggctgggggatgtcggtctcacagattctggtgccgaggatctcgtctccgctctcagtacaaacccatcactgacggatctGAGCCTGAGTGGTAATAAactgggggattcaggagtgaaactggtgtctgcggctctgaggaacccggagtgtaaaatacagagactgtggtaagtaccagactgtgggagattgtgtttacagtcactgggtgtctgacactgaacattaatgtgatcagtaattgtgttactgataaacaccggggatttgtaccgtctcctgtctctctgtgtccttcaccctcactctctctcatctccaggctgggggatgtcggtctcacagattctggtgccgaggatctcgtctccgctctcagtacaaacccatcactgacggatctGAGCCTGAGTGGTAATAAactgggggattcaggagtgaaactggtgtctgcggctctgaggaacccggagtgtaaaatacagagactgtggtaagtaccagactgtgggagattgtgtttacagtcactgggtgtctgacactgaacattaatgtgatcagtaattgtgttactgataaacactggggatttgtaccgtctcctgtctctctgtgtccttcaccctcactctctctcatctccaggctgaggaatgtcggtctcacagattctggtgccgaggatctcgtctccgctctcagtacaaacccatcactgacggatctGGACCTGATATCaaactctctgacagaccgatctgtccccggtctccaccgcctcatactgaccctcccgaatCTGGAGCAGAtccggtgagtgtttgtgttaatgttcaatgtgataaaatatcagcggatccgcgggttttctggtgatatttgtctgtgagtgttgttgaaacattaaccccggtccgctgttactgacactgttgtgtgatctgtttatttcatct carries:
- the LOC132389286 gene encoding ribonuclease inhibitor-like; translation: MAGYQGVPDRLCVFRGALSLDISNIPSAYVVMKFSQIQLRGERKDLFRRDSFQFTGLQQILLRLAKSIMKVFCAMSLTASPKTEIYRQPRIAPERQGLPDHLCVFRDVLVLDISNNPSAYVVIKFSQIQFIGERKDLFRLNYNKVGDSGVKLVSAALRNPECKIQRLWLGYVGLTDSGAEDLISALSTNPSLTELNLSGNKLGDSGVKLVSAALRNPECKIQRLGLSGVGLTDSGAEDLVSALSTNPSLTELDLSGNKLGDSGVKLVSAALRNPECKIQKLWLGDVGLTDSGAEDLVSALSTNPSLTDLSLSGNKLGDSGVKLVSAALRNPECKIQRLWLGDVGLTDSGAEDLVSALSTNPSLTDLSLSGNKLGDSGVKLVSAALRNPECKIQRLWLRNVGLTDSGAEDLVSALSTNPSLTDLDLISNSLTDRSVPGLHRLILTLPNLEQIR